The DNA segment AGTCCCTGCTATTGCCGCCATTATGGTGCTTATCGCAGGCCTTGTGGGTGCTATTCTTGCTTATCCTATCTATCGCCTATTCAATATCAAAAGCCCTATATCTCGGGGCTTAACGATGGGGTGTGTCTCTCACGCACTTGGCACGGCAACGAGTGCTGAAAAAAACACTCAAGATGCCGCCTTCAGTTCTCTTTCACTGGTGATCTGTGGCGTTGTCACGTCCATCGCAGCACCAATTATTATGAGCACCGTCATCTGGCTAACAACTCAGTAACTCACGCCCGCCATTTTACGTGATCGCGATCACTTATTTTATGCAAATGAAATTTGAGCAATCACATTTGAGTGATTACGATCACTGTAATCTTGAATGTACTATCTACAATAAAACAATCATTGTTTTCGAGGATGAATTATGTCAACTCGTTTTGAACAGGCTCTATCACAAATTCCAGAGCCTCAACGTCATGTCTTCGAAGCGCTATTTTGTAGCGATTCGTTTTCTGGAGCCATTACTTCAGTGCAGTTCGATGAACTGCTACAAAAAACCAAAATGGAAAAGAGTGAGTTAAAGGTAGCACTATTGCCTTTCGCTGCTGCCTATTCATACGCACCAATCTCCGAATTTTTTGTGGGCGCGATTGTACAAGGCAACTCGGGTGACCTGTACTTTGGTGCAAATATGGAAATTCTCGGTGCGCAGCTTGCTCAAACAGTCCATGCTGAGCAGTCTGCTATCAGCCACGCGTGGATGAAAGGTGAATCTGGGCTAACAGACATTACGATAAACTACAGCCCTTGCGGCCACTGTCGCCAGTTCATGAATGAGCTATCCACGGCACAAACTCTGACAGTTCAATTGCCGCAACGCGATGCGATGTCGCTACAAGAGTATTTACCGGAGTCTTTCGGCCCTTCTGACTTGGGAATCCAATCAGGATTGATGACACCTGTCGATCATGGCTACCAACTTGAAGATGTCGATAGCTTGGTGAAAGCTGCTGTTGACGCATTGAACCGAAGCCATGCTCCATATACCAAGAACTTGAGTGGTGTAGCAATCGAAGTTGCAGACGGTCGTGTGTTTAAGGGGGCTTACGCTGAAAACGCAGCGTTTAACCCTAGCCTCCCTCCACTTCAAGTAGCTATTGTTCAGTTGCTGATTGCTGGTTTATCTCTAACAGATATAAGAGCAGCAGCGCTTGTGGAACTATCAAGTGGAAAAATCAGTCATCTACCTGAGACTCAATCGACGCTAGAAACGATCAACCCTGAAATTACGGTTGAATACGCTTCAATCTGAAACATTGAGTACTAAAGAAACAACAAAAGCGCAACGAGGTGAAAACTCATTGCGCTTTTTTGTTGTTATTAAGAGTCAATCTCTAAATTAGATTTCTCGAACGAACGTGATCGCGTAAAAATGTTTGTAGAGGTGGCGCATCATCGTTGGAGTCGGGTCTCCCTCCAGAAGCCCTTTCGCTTCCATAAGGCGTTCCATACTCACGCGGGTTTGGCTTAGCGGAGAGCCTTTTTCGTTTCTTCGGTTTAATGAACTGATTTAATGAGTTTTGCATGATGTTCTCGCATAACCCTATTCCATCAGGTATTCGCCTTCCATGTGGTACCAATAGATTTTTGCAACACGCTTTCTAAATGACGCATGTTTTTGTTTTCTATCAGCGTATGAAAACCAGGCTCGACCGGATAGGTCATTTCATGACATTTTAATCTTGGAGCAAAAATAAAGGGCTTGGATTTGATTCCAAGCCCTTCAATTAAGGGAACAACATTGACCAACTAGCCCTTCATTCTCTCGAACACCGTCTGCGGGTCTAAATACTCAATCATGGGTAGGTGGTCTAACTTATGATCAAATACATAATGGGTCGCGAGAACCCTTACGGTATCCACCAATCTTTGCGCGTCCCAAGGCTTTTCAAAATAGTGGCCGACGCCCGCCTCGTTGATCGCTTGAATCGTGTCACTGTGTGTTGCTTGTCCTGTTAGCAATACCTTTTTAGTATCGACAAAACGACTGTCTGTATGAATCTCCTTCAGTAGCTCAACACCTGTTTTATCTGGCATTACATGGTCAGATACGACAACAGCAACGTAGTGCCCCTCCGCATCGAGATCTTCCATCAAATCGAATGCTTCATCAGCAGATTCGCAATCCTCAACTCTGAGCCAGTCATTGAGTGGGGCTAAGTCTGCAACCACAGCGCTCAGCACTTCACGTTGGTCATCAACACAAATTACATACAATGCTTCCATCTTAATCCTCCATGAACTACTGAATAAAGCCAATGATGTTTAGCATCCACACCATTACAAAGCTTAAAGCAACACCGATCACACCTAAGATAACTCCGACACGTGCCATCTGCTTTGTATTAACAAAACCTGTTGCGTGCGCCAAAGCATTTGGCGGAGTACTAATCGGCAAAGACATACCCAATGAAGCTGCAAACGTCACAACCAAAATCAAGGTCATAATGCCACCCAGCGGGACGAGCCCCTCCATCGACATACCAAGCGCAGCCATGATTGGCATTAACAAGTTAGCCGTTGCCGTATGCGACATAAAGTTTGCCATTAACAAACAAAGTGCTGCCGCTCCAAGGAGCACAGCGTAAGGAGAAAGCATCCCAAATGGAATACTCCCAACAACCAACTTGGCGAGTCCCGTTTTATCAAGCGCCAATCCAAGTGCGATACCACCAGACACCAACCAGAGCACATCCCAAGAGATCCCTTTTAGATCTTCCTTGTTAATGATGCCTGTCATTGAAAATACAGCGACCGGTATAAGCGCAACAGTATATGAGTTCATTCCATGCGCAGAGCCCATTAACCACAATAAGATAGTCAGGCCAAAGGTTATGTAAACCGTGATCGCCTTCGGTGTTTTAAGAAACTTGCCCTTGATATCGAGGTTAACAGTCGCTTGGTCGGATGGATACAACTTGCACATCAAAACCCAAGCAATAGCCATCATCACAACCACAAAAGGAATCCCAAATGCCATCCACTCTCCAAACGTAATTGAGTGCTCATCTACTAAGTATTTGAGTGCGATCGCATTAGGGGGGGTGCCTATCGGTGTGCCGATACCACCAATGTTTGCTGCTACCGGAATACAGAGCGCCAGCGCAATTCGTCCTTTGTCTTCGTGACCAAATACGGCGATAACCGGTGCTAAAATAGAGAGCATCATCGCGGTCGTCGCCGTGTTAGACATAAACATAGAGAAAATGCCAGTAATGAGCATCAAACCAAGCATCACATACTTAGGTTGGTTACCAAAAGGTTTGAGCATGACACGTGCAAGGTTTACATCTAGACGATATTTCGTCGCTGCCATTGCCAAGAAGAAACCACCGAGGAATAGCATAATGATTGGGCTAGAAAACGTGGCCATTAAGTCCTGATGGGACAATACTTCCCCAAACTCAGGTTGCCCCGCTCCGCTTCTAAACCACAAGATCCCTTTGTCGGATAGAAGTAGCAATTCAAGTACGATAACAACCACTGAGGTCGCGTAAATCGGGATAGGCTCGAAGACCCAACATAGAGCAGCGAGAAAGAAGATCGCAATCACGCGTTGTTGAATAACCGTTAGTCCATCAAAAGGAAAAGCACTCGTTGGTAGCAATAGGATGACCAACGGGATCACTAGCGGAATAACGAACTTTAACGACAGTTTCATAATGTCTTTAATTCCATTTAAGCGGTACCATAAACAAATAGTGTTCAGTTTCAATAACTAAACACTGAGCTGTTGTATTTTTACTCAATGTTACAAAGCATTACTTAGCGTTAGATCAATGAATAGTCAGACACTTAGCGTATTAAGCACAAAATTCCAGATACGCGCACCAACCATCACGCAAACGTTTGCTTTTAGTCAAATATCCAGTATCATCCGCACCCAATAATCATGTTCGCGAAAGCACTAAGAGGATTTTCTATGTTTGGTACTGCGACGGCTAAGAGTGCAACAAAAGTATTGCTACTCGGTTCTGGTGAATTAGGTAAAGAAGTGGCTATCGAATGCCAACGCCTTGGTTTTGAAGTGATTGCTTGTGATCGTTATGAGAACGCTCCAGCAATGCAAGTGGCTCACCGAAGTTATGCCATTGATATGTTGGACGGTGATGCGCTAGAAGCTCTGATTAAAAAAGAGCAACCAGATTACGTAGTGCCAGAGATTGAAGCGATTGCAACAGACAAACTTGTCGAGCTGGAAGAACAAGGTCTCAATGTTGTTCCAACCGCAAAAGCAACGAAACTGACGATGAATCGTGAAGGTATTCGCCGCCTTGCTGCTGAAGAGCTTGGGCTGACGACTTCTCCATATCAGTTTGCAGATGATTATGACTCTTTTGTAGCGGCTGTGAATCAAGTTGGCGTTCCATGCGTGTGTAAGCCAGTGATGAGCTCTTCAGGCAAAGGCCAAAGTGTGATTAAGACACTAGACGATGTCGATCGCGCTTGGGAATATGCTCAAGAAGGTGGTCGTACTGGTGCTGGTCGTGTGATTGTTGAAGGATTTATTGATTTTGATTACGAAATTACGCTACTGACAGTACGTGCAGTGGATGGTGTTCATTTCTGTGCTCCAATCGGTCACCGTCAAGAAGATGGTGATTACCGTGAATCTTGGCAGCCTCAAGCCATGTCAGATACCGCACTTAAAGCAGCGGAACATGCCGCAGAGCAAATTGTTAATGCCCTTGGTGGCTTTGGTATTTTTGGCGTCGAGCTATTCATCAAAGGTGACACTGTCATCTTTAACGAGGTTTCCCCTCGCCCACATGACACAGGCCTTGTCACGCTGATGTCACAAGACATGTCAGAGTTTGCTCTCCACGTGCGTGCCTTTACAAAGCAACCCGTCGCACAAATCACGCAATACGGCCCATCTGCTTCAGCCGTTATTCTCGGCCAAGGTCAATCACAAGACATTCAGTTCGATGGCCTGTCAGATGCAGTGAGCGCTCCACAAACTCAGCTACGTCTATTTGGTAAGCCAGACATCAATGGCCGCCGCCGTTTAGGTGTTGCTATCACGCGTCGTTCTGGTATTGAACAAGCAATCCAAGACGCTGTTGAAGCAGCAGGAAAAGTAAAAGTCATTTACTAACTTTTCATCACGTCCTATCCAAGTAAAAAGGTCTAGCAAAATTGCTAGACCTTTTTTAGTTCAACGCTTGATACCAATGTTAGCTAAGCGGTACGCCTTCGTACTCACCCGTTAAGGTCATCAAGAAAGCCTTAACGGCTTCAACTTCACTGTCTGACATTTCGACACCCACTTGATACTTACCCATGTAGAAAATGGCTTTTTCTAGAGTATCTGCGTAGCCATCATGGAAGTAAGGTTCTGTTAGTTCAATATTGCGTAGCGTTGGAACCTTAAACTTGTGCATATCTTCTTCATTCTGGGTAAAGTTGTAACGCCCAAAATCTGCCTCCGTTACATCCGTACCTCGGTATGCGAAGTAGTCGCCCTTCATGCCCATGGTTTCAAACGTTTCACCGCCAAGTGCTTCACCTGCGTGACAAGTCTGACAGTCATATTTCTTAAACAGCGCCAAACCGTGTTTCTCATGCTCGCTCATCGCATCGTCATCACCCATCATATATTGGTCAAAACGGCTGTTTGGTGTGACGAGAGTTTTCTCAAACTGAGCAATTGCGTGCGTGATCGTATCACCCGTCATTTCGCCATCGTAAGCATGTTTAAACATCGCGACGATTTCTGAATCTTCATTCAGTTTATCAATGATCTCTTGCCAATCGTTTGACCCCATCTCGATTGGGTTGAATGGTGGTCCACCAGCCTGCTCTTGAAGGTCAGCAGCGCGTCCATCCCAAAACTGTACTCTGTTGTAGACAGCGTTGAAAACCGTTGGCGCGTTGATTCCACCAACTTGCCCGTGAATCCCGACAGAGCCCACCATGCGATCGACACCACCAGTATCTAGACCATGACACGAAGCACATGAAACAGAATTGTCACCTGATAGCCTTACATCGTGATAGAGAACATTACCAAGTGCAACTTTGTCGGCATCGGTTTCAAACTGCGTATAGATAGGTTGTAATACTTTAGATTTGCGCTCTTCCGGTACGGGTGAATTCGCGTGACGCTCAGTGCGTTTTTCGCTGACCCATTCACGCAGTACTGTTTTATCATCATCACTCATACTGGCTGACCAGTGCATCGACAGATACAGCGCTGGCGGCATCGAATCATCATTAAGCACTTTTTCTAAGCGAGCCAAAGCGACTTCTGAAACAGGGTCATCCTGCTTAATGTCGTCAAGTAAAACACGCATATCAAAATGACGCATTGCAACACGTACGTCGGTTTGCATTAGCTGTTTTGCAATTGGCAACTGGGAGTAGAACGGCATGTCACTATTTGGTGTATGACAGTAACCACAGCCTTTTTCTGTGAGTACCTGCATCGCTTGATAATCAAGCGAACTCTTGTCTAAATGCTCGAACTCTTCCAACTGCTGCTCTGCCAATACTTGATCACTTTGACCAACAAAATAGACGGTGCCTAGATAAGCGGCCACACCTATCCCGATGGCGCCTGCGAGTGTTTTGATCTTCATTTTATATCCCCAATAACAATCTGGTTGTAAGCTATTGAAAATATGGGAACTATAACAATGAAATAGTGGAATTAAGTTTATCGAGAAAATCGATTAGTCGAGCATTTAACATTATTAGCCCGACTAATCAGTATCTTACGCATAGATGTTATAAATAGTGTACGATTGTTTTGAAACTATATCAGAGGGTTTATTGATACAAATCAAGTCGTTATGATAGAGCGATTCACTATACAATTTGAGTAAATTCGAAATTAAGACGCGCAATACCTGTCAAAGACTCGTATTGCGCGTACTCGAAATCAGCCTATCGACTTAGCAAGAGGGTTTAGTCAGCAACAAAACCGTCTCGGAAAAGTACGTTAGCCCTTTACCGGCGCGTTTAGGATGATTTTCGTCAGCGACATCTGTCGCTAAGCGATCAATCTGATAGCCTTTGAAGAGCGATTCTATTTCCCTTTCTAAAACACTGAACGGTGGTCCAGACATCTCGCTTTGATCATACTCCAGAGTCACCAACAGAATTCTTCCACCTGGTTTTAGCAAAGAGTCGATGCGTTTTGCGTAATCTGATCGCATCTCAATAGGCAGAGCGATAAGTGCTGCTCGATCATAAACGAGTTCAACAGGTTCTATGGGGGCGGAAAAGATATCACCTGTATAAATAGACAGTTCATCAAACTGGTACAGCTCATGTTGCCCCGACAGTGTGGTGACCATCGGAGTGTAAAAGTGCTCTGAGAAAAAGGCGCGTACCGCGATGTTACTTAACTCTACCCCTTGGACATCATCGTGTTTGCTCGCAAGCCAAACGAGGTCCTCGCTTTTTCCACACAAAGGGACAAAAACTTTATCTTCACGCTGTGGATTTAGTGCTTGCCAATGGGTTGTCAGTAATGGATTTACATCTTCCAAATGGAAGCCTATTTTGTTTGAGGCCCACTTGCTGTGCCAAAACTCTGGATCTTTCATTCTCTTACCGTGCTGCTTGTTGATTGCCGGTTATGATAAGTCAAAAACCCAATGAGTGGCTACCTCAGATAATCGACGAATTGAATGGTAATCTGCTCCACACTCCAGGCAATAAAAAAGCGACCACTCGGGTCGCTTTCTCATTTTGAGAGGGGCTTATCCATCAACCTTTATACTCTCGACGCGAGATTTCAGTTTTTGTCCCGGACGGAACGTAACCACACGTCTTGCTGAGATTGGAATGTCTTCGCCAGTTTTAGGATTTCGTCCTGGACGTTCATTCTTGTCGCGTAGGTCAAAATTACCAAAACCCGATAACTTTACCTGTTCGCCATTCTCAAGAGCCTTGCGAATTTCTTCAAAAAAGACTTCAACCGTTTCCTTGGCGTCCCGTTTGCTGTAATCCAGTTTCTCAAACAGGTTCTCTGCCAAATCGGCTTTAGTGAGCGCCATAAAACTTCCCTCAAAGCTGTGTTAACTCATCGCTGCATGTATGCAGCACCTTACTTTTGTTCAATCTTTCAATGACCTAGAGACCAAACTAGGGAAAGTGTAAGCCAAGCTTATGATTTTCGCCAACTTTTTAAATAATATTCGTTAAAAAATTATCAGCCGATCTCATCTTTCATTTTTAAAACGTTCAGGACTAGGCTCCTAACTATATAAATATCAGTAACTTAATCATAAATTAGCAACAGTGTACAAATGCTAATTGTCGCTAAGTGTCTGTGTTAGATTGCTTTAAAGATGCCAAGCAAAAGTGTGTAGAGCACAATCGAACTAAAGTTCACCTATTAGCCTGCTTAGAGTCACACATTTCTCAATTACGATAATCATTAACAAATCGTCATTTTTCACTACATTAACCTTTAAATTGATCATTCTTCAACTATCCTAAATAAGTAGTTGGTACAAATAACAAAAATCATGATTATCCGATACTTAGCTTAAACGATGATTGTTTAAGGTTACGCCTCAGAGGTGTCAAAGGAGATACAAGGTGAAGTGGAATACTAAATTAGCGCTAAGCATGATCGCACTTGCCACCAGTAGTACTCATGCTCAAACGTTAGAGCAAGCGGTAGCTCATACGATAAAAACGAATCCTAGCATCAAAGCCCAATACAACGAATTCATTAGTAAACGCTACCTTCGAGAGTCGTCTGGAGGTCAGTACCTACCGAGTATTGACCTAGACGCCGCGATCGGAACTCAAGATTTAGAGAGAGAAGCATGGGATTTTGGGGATTACACCGGTAATGAAGTCTCAATATCTTTAACACAGTTGCTGTGGGATGGTAACGCCACACTCAACGATATGGATCGCACTGCCGCCGATGCTGAATCGGTTCGCTTGCAATTGCTTGCTGATGCAGAAGATATCGCTTTGGAGGTTGCTAGAATATATCTCGACGCAACTCAAGCCTTTGAGCTTTTAGCGCTTTCAGAGGGTAACCTGAGAACCCATAAAAAGATCTACAGTGACATTAAAAAACGCGTAGATTCCGGTATTGGCTCTACCGCTGATTTGTCCCAAGTAGAAGCACGTGTCGCCAAGGCACATGGTAATCTGCTCGCTGCGCAAAACAACATGTATGATGTTCACACAGAGTTCACCAGAGTTGTTGGACAGGCACCACAAGGACTGATCTATCCCCGAGCAGATAACAATTTTATTCCACGTACGCTGCAGGATGCCATCGATATCGCATTTGAGGATCACCCTGTCATTCAAGTTAGCCACGCTGATGTAGACTCTGCCAAGTTTCAGTATAAACAGTCAAAAGGGGTAAACCTGCCCACTTTTACTATTGAAGCATCTCAAACATGGCGTGATGACATGGATGGTGTCATAGGAAGCGATGATGAAGCATCGATAATGCTGCGAATGCGATACAACCTTTATAATGGTGGTTCCGATGTTGCTAACCAAGACAATTTTGCACACCAACTTAACAAGGCAAAAGATTTAAGAGATAGCGCCTATCGTCAAGTCGAAGAAGGTCTACGACTCGCTTGGAGTGGTTTAGAATTGACCCAACAACAAAAGCTCTTCTTAGCGGATCACGTTGATTCAGCCTCCGCCACTGTTGTTGCCTATGAAAAGCAATACAAA comes from the Vibrio astriarenae genome and includes:
- the ihfA gene encoding integration host factor subunit alpha, with the translated sequence MALTKADLAENLFEKLDYSKRDAKETVEVFFEEIRKALENGEQVKLSGFGNFDLRDKNERPGRNPKTGEDIPISARRVVTFRPGQKLKSRVESIKVDG
- a CDS encoding TolC family outer membrane protein is translated as MIALATSSTHAQTLEQAVAHTIKTNPSIKAQYNEFISKRYLRESSGGQYLPSIDLDAAIGTQDLEREAWDFGDYTGNEVSISLTQLLWDGNATLNDMDRTAADAESVRLQLLADAEDIALEVARIYLDATQAFELLALSEGNLRTHKKIYSDIKKRVDSGIGSTADLSQVEARVAKAHGNLLAAQNNMYDVHTEFTRVVGQAPQGLIYPRADNNFIPRTLQDAIDIAFEDHPVIQVSHADVDSAKFQYKQSKGVNLPTFTIEASQTWRDDMDGVIGSDDEASIMLRMRYNLYNGGSDVANQDNFAHQLNKAKDLRDSAYRQVEEGLRLAWSGLELTQQQKLFLADHVDSASATVVAYEKQYKIGKRTLLDVLNTENELFEARKEFLDAKYGEQYAKYRILNATGVLLDSLRVESPQEWQEKMEY
- the purT gene encoding formate-dependent phosphoribosylglycinamide formyltransferase → MFGTATAKSATKVLLLGSGELGKEVAIECQRLGFEVIACDRYENAPAMQVAHRSYAIDMLDGDALEALIKKEQPDYVVPEIEAIATDKLVELEEQGLNVVPTAKATKLTMNREGIRRLAAEELGLTTSPYQFADDYDSFVAAVNQVGVPCVCKPVMSSSGKGQSVIKTLDDVDRAWEYAQEGGRTGAGRVIVEGFIDFDYEITLLTVRAVDGVHFCAPIGHRQEDGDYRESWQPQAMSDTALKAAEHAAEQIVNALGGFGIFGVELFIKGDTVIFNEVSPRPHDTGLVTLMSQDMSEFALHVRAFTKQPVAQITQYGPSASAVILGQGQSQDIQFDGLSDAVSAPQTQLRLFGKPDINGRRRLGVAITRRSGIEQAIQDAVEAAGKVKVIY
- a CDS encoding cytochrome c peroxidase, yielding MKIKTLAGAIGIGVAAYLGTVYFVGQSDQVLAEQQLEEFEHLDKSSLDYQAMQVLTEKGCGYCHTPNSDMPFYSQLPIAKQLMQTDVRVAMRHFDMRVLLDDIKQDDPVSEVALARLEKVLNDDSMPPALYLSMHWSASMSDDDKTVLREWVSEKRTERHANSPVPEERKSKVLQPIYTQFETDADKVALGNVLYHDVRLSGDNSVSCASCHGLDTGGVDRMVGSVGIHGQVGGINAPTVFNAVYNRVQFWDGRAADLQEQAGGPPFNPIEMGSNDWQEIIDKLNEDSEIVAMFKHAYDGEMTGDTITHAIAQFEKTLVTPNSRFDQYMMGDDDAMSEHEKHGLALFKKYDCQTCHAGEALGGETFETMGMKGDYFAYRGTDVTEADFGRYNFTQNEEDMHKFKVPTLRNIELTEPYFHDGYADTLEKAIFYMGKYQVGVEMSDSEVEAVKAFLMTLTGEYEGVPLS
- a CDS encoding response regulator; this translates as MEALYVICVDDQREVLSAVVADLAPLNDWLRVEDCESADEAFDLMEDLDAEGHYVAVVVSDHVMPDKTGVELLKEIHTDSRFVDTKKVLLTGQATHSDTIQAINEAGVGHYFEKPWDAQRLVDTVRVLATHYVFDHKLDHLPMIEYLDPQTVFERMKG
- a CDS encoding SLC13 family permease, with protein sequence MKLSLKFVIPLVIPLVILLLPTSAFPFDGLTVIQQRVIAIFFLAALCWVFEPIPIYATSVVVIVLELLLLSDKGILWFRSGAGQPEFGEVLSHQDLMATFSSPIIMLFLGGFFLAMAATKYRLDVNLARVMLKPFGNQPKYVMLGLMLITGIFSMFMSNTATTAMMLSILAPVIAVFGHEDKGRIALALCIPVAANIGGIGTPIGTPPNAIALKYLVDEHSITFGEWMAFGIPFVVVMMAIAWVLMCKLYPSDQATVNLDIKGKFLKTPKAITVYITFGLTILLWLMGSAHGMNSYTVALIPVAVFSMTGIINKEDLKGISWDVLWLVSGGIALGLALDKTGLAKLVVGSIPFGMLSPYAVLLGAAALCLLMANFMSHTATANLLMPIMAALGMSMEGLVPLGGIMTLILVVTFAASLGMSLPISTPPNALAHATGFVNTKQMARVGVILGVIGVALSFVMVWMLNIIGFIQ
- the cdd gene encoding cytidine deaminase; the encoded protein is MSTRFEQALSQIPEPQRHVFEALFCSDSFSGAITSVQFDELLQKTKMEKSELKVALLPFAAAYSYAPISEFFVGAIVQGNSGDLYFGANMEILGAQLAQTVHAEQSAISHAWMKGESGLTDITINYSPCGHCRQFMNELSTAQTLTVQLPQRDAMSLQEYLPESFGPSDLGIQSGLMTPVDHGYQLEDVDSLVKAAVDALNRSHAPYTKNLSGVAIEVADGRVFKGAYAENAAFNPSLPPLQVAIVQLLIAGLSLTDIRAAALVELSSGKISHLPETQSTLETINPEITVEYASI
- a CDS encoding thiopurine S-methyltransferase; translated protein: MKDPEFWHSKWASNKIGFHLEDVNPLLTTHWQALNPQREDKVFVPLCGKSEDLVWLASKHDDVQGVELSNIAVRAFFSEHFYTPMVTTLSGQHELYQFDELSIYTGDIFSAPIEPVELVYDRAALIALPIEMRSDYAKRIDSLLKPGGRILLVTLEYDQSEMSGPPFSVLEREIESLFKGYQIDRLATDVADENHPKRAGKGLTYFSETVLLLTKPSC